A DNA window from Micromonospora sp. NBC_01739 contains the following coding sequences:
- a CDS encoding MmcQ/YjbR family DNA-binding protein: protein MPHPIMFDEADPLLGRLRTLALAFPDAAEKVSHGRPAFFTTKVFAYYGGSVKVDGGYRQHDQSVIVLVDPEERTALLTEERCFVPAYLGAYGWVGVDLTDDTDWDEVGELLDASYRRTAGARRIARLDSLGS, encoded by the coding sequence ATGCCGCATCCCATCATGTTCGACGAGGCAGACCCGCTGCTGGGTCGGCTGCGGACGCTGGCCCTGGCCTTTCCCGACGCGGCCGAGAAGGTCTCCCATGGGCGTCCGGCCTTCTTCACCACCAAGGTCTTCGCCTACTACGGCGGTTCGGTGAAGGTCGACGGCGGCTATCGCCAGCACGATCAGTCGGTGATCGTGCTGGTCGACCCCGAGGAGCGTACGGCCCTGCTGACGGAGGAGCGGTGCTTCGTGCCGGCCTACCTGGGGGCCTACGGGTGGGTGGGGGTGGACCTGACCGACGACACCGACTGGGACGAGGTCGGTGAGCTGCTCGACGCCAGCTACCGACGGACGGCCGGGGCCCGCAGGATCGCGCGGCTCGACTCCCTAGGGTCCTGA
- a CDS encoding RibD family protein has product MTGRATARRPYVLLSCATSIDGYIDDASDERLMLSNDADLDRVDEVRASCDAILVGAGTVRRDDPRLLVRCADRRGDRIARGLPESPIRVTVTGCGDLDPTARFFTVGDTERIVYCASAACEKTRHRLGERATVVDAGDPIDLARALTDLADRGVRRLLVEGGALVHGQFLTAGLADELHLVVAPFFVGDRRAPRFVGDGRFPWHSARRAQVVEARQIGDVVLTRYALSERCEPA; this is encoded by the coding sequence GTGACCGGCCGGGCCACGGCCCGTCGGCCGTACGTGCTGCTCAGCTGCGCCACCTCGATCGACGGCTACATCGACGACGCCAGCGACGAACGGCTGATGCTGTCCAACGACGCCGACCTGGACCGGGTCGACGAGGTACGCGCCAGCTGCGACGCCATCCTGGTGGGCGCCGGCACGGTCCGCCGCGACGACCCCCGGCTGCTGGTGCGCTGCGCGGATCGCCGCGGCGACCGGATCGCCCGTGGCCTGCCGGAGTCCCCGATCCGGGTGACCGTGACCGGCTGCGGGGACCTGGACCCGACGGCCCGGTTCTTCACCGTCGGTGACACCGAACGGATCGTCTACTGTGCCAGCGCCGCGTGTGAGAAGACCCGGCACCGGCTGGGGGAGCGGGCCACAGTGGTCGACGCCGGTGACCCGATCGACCTGGCCCGGGCCCTGACCGACCTGGCCGACCGGGGGGTACGCCGACTGCTGGTGGAAGGGGGCGCCCTGGTCCACGGCCAGTTCCTCACCGCCGGGCTGGCCGACGAACTGCACCTGGTGGTGGCACCCTTCTTCGTGGGCGACCGCCGGGCACCGCGCTTCGTCGGTGACGGCCGCTTCCCGTGGCATTCCGCTCGACGGGCCCAGGTGGTCGAGGCCCGCCAGATCGGCGACGTGGTGCTGACCCGCTACGCCCTGTCGGAACGCTGCGAGCCGGCCTGA
- a CDS encoding GTP cyclohydrolase II has product MSESLPVATIRTQVTVPLRFSDGYHTTARLHTFDGLVDGREHLAFALGDHTNGAVPLVRPHSECLTGDVFGSQRCDCGPQLREAVQRIAEVGGYLLYLRQEGRGIGLYAKLDAYALQDAGLDTFEANVALGHDEDERDYTVAAQMLAALGVGPIAVLTNNPEKTDQLSRLGVTVTEQVPTGVFLSPANADYLAAKASRAARAADLPAVR; this is encoded by the coding sequence ATGTCCGAATCACTGCCTGTCGCCACCATCCGGACGCAGGTCACCGTGCCGCTGCGCTTCTCCGACGGCTACCACACCACCGCCCGGCTGCACACCTTCGACGGGCTGGTCGACGGCCGCGAACACCTCGCCTTCGCCCTCGGCGACCACACCAACGGGGCGGTGCCGCTGGTCCGTCCGCACAGCGAGTGCCTGACCGGCGACGTGTTCGGCAGTCAGCGCTGCGACTGCGGTCCCCAGTTGCGCGAGGCCGTGCAGCGCATCGCGGAGGTCGGCGGGTACCTGCTCTACCTGCGGCAGGAGGGTCGCGGCATCGGTCTGTACGCCAAGCTCGACGCCTACGCCCTCCAGGACGCCGGGCTGGACACCTTCGAGGCCAATGTGGCCCTGGGCCATGACGAGGACGAGCGGGACTACACGGTCGCCGCGCAGATGCTCGCCGCCCTGGGGGTCGGGCCGATCGCTGTGCTGACGAACAATCCGGAGAAGACCGACCAGCTCAGCAGGCTCGGTGTCACCGTGACCGAGCAGGTGCCCACCGGGGTGTTCCTCTCCCCGGCCAACGCCGACTACCTGGCGGCCAAGGCCAGCCGCGCCGCCCGCGCCGCCGACCTCCCCGCCGTCCGGTGA
- a CDS encoding lysylphosphatidylglycerol synthase domain-containing protein, with product MADEAGGAGSPAAPAGRSFWGWLRLALGLAVLVGLLCWLGIDPFLVGLRLIDAPALAAALALGVLTTVCAAWRWSLVAGGLGVRLPLREAVAHYYRSVFLNATLPGGILGDVHRAVRHGRDVGDLGRGIRAVVWERVAGQVVLVALAVVLLFAFPSPVQPYLPVATLVVLAAFGVVVLAARLLPDSGASRFTRTLVGAVSDVRRGLLGRRVWVGVLVASALVAAGNLATFLVAARTVGSTAPLTLLLPLTLLALLAMGVPANVAGFGPREGVAAWAFAAAGLTAAEGVATATVYGALVLVASLPGAAVLLARRVRVPATV from the coding sequence GTGGCGGATGAAGCTGGTGGCGCCGGGTCCCCGGCCGCCCCGGCCGGCCGGTCCTTCTGGGGCTGGCTGCGTCTGGCGCTCGGGCTCGCCGTACTGGTGGGGCTGCTGTGCTGGCTGGGCATCGACCCCTTCCTGGTCGGGCTGCGGCTGATCGACGCCCCCGCCCTGGCCGCCGCCCTGGCCCTCGGGGTCCTCACCACGGTCTGTGCCGCCTGGCGGTGGAGCCTGGTGGCCGGTGGGCTCGGGGTGCGGCTGCCGCTGCGTGAGGCGGTGGCCCACTACTACCGGTCGGTGTTCCTCAATGCCACCCTGCCCGGCGGGATCCTCGGCGACGTGCACCGGGCGGTGCGCCACGGCCGTGACGTCGGTGACCTGGGTCGGGGCATCCGGGCCGTGGTCTGGGAGCGGGTAGCCGGTCAGGTGGTGCTGGTAGCCCTGGCCGTGGTGCTGCTGTTCGCCTTCCCGTCGCCGGTGCAGCCGTACCTGCCGGTGGCCACCCTGGTCGTGCTGGCTGCCTTCGGGGTCGTGGTGCTGGCCGCCCGCCTGCTGCCGGACTCCGGTGCCTCCCGGTTCACCCGTACCCTGGTCGGCGCCGTGTCCGACGTGCGTCGTGGGCTGCTGGGCCGACGGGTCTGGGTCGGGGTGCTGGTCGCCTCCGCCCTGGTGGCCGCCGGGAACCTGGCCACCTTCCTGGTGGCCGCCCGCACGGTCGGTTCCACCGCCCCGCTGACCCTGCTGCTGCCGTTGACCCTGCTGGCCCTGCTCGCGATGGGGGTGCCGGCCAACGTCGCCGGGTTCGGCCCCCGCGAGGGGGTGGCCGCGTGGGCCTTCGCCGCCGCCGGCCTGACCGCCGCCGAGGGGGTGGCCACCGCAACGGTGTACGGCGCCCTGGTGCTCGTCGCGAGCCTGCCGGGGGCGGCCGTGCTGCTGGCCCGTCGTGTCCGTGTACCCGCCACCGTATGA
- a CDS encoding class I SAM-dependent methyltransferase: MTEHRTVQEVPIELPPDFAQWLALREPADVAARATDLVEAVRATLTGDRPYVVHDLGAGTGSLGRWLAPLLPGPQHWILHDQDPDLLARACANMPTRAADGAPVTVQTRRGDLTRLSATDLAGAALVSASALLDMLTGAEIDRLVAACARAGCPALFLISVTGTVRLTPADPLDAEVAEAFNAHQRRAVGGRQLLGPDAVEACAAGFTRHGMTVRTRPSPWRLGPEQAALTGQWFDGWLEAACAQRPELVDRTREYAQRRRQEANAGRLGVLVDHTDLLAVPR; the protein is encoded by the coding sequence ATGACCGAACACCGGACAGTCCAGGAGGTGCCCATCGAGCTGCCGCCGGACTTCGCCCAGTGGCTGGCGCTGCGGGAACCGGCCGACGTGGCCGCCCGCGCCACCGACCTGGTCGAGGCGGTACGTGCCACGTTGACCGGTGACCGGCCGTACGTGGTGCACGACCTCGGGGCCGGCACCGGGTCGTTGGGCCGCTGGCTGGCCCCCCTGCTGCCCGGCCCGCAACACTGGATCCTGCACGATCAGGACCCCGACCTGCTGGCCCGGGCCTGCGCGAACATGCCCACCCGCGCCGCCGACGGCGCCCCGGTGACGGTGCAGACCCGTCGGGGTGACCTGACCCGGCTGAGCGCCACCGACCTGGCGGGTGCGGCGCTGGTCAGCGCCTCGGCCCTGCTCGACATGCTGACCGGAGCCGAGATCGACCGGCTGGTGGCCGCCTGTGCGAGGGCCGGCTGCCCGGCCCTGTTCCTGATCTCGGTCACCGGCACCGTGCGGCTGACCCCGGCCGACCCCCTGGACGCCGAGGTCGCGGAGGCGTTCAACGCCCACCAACGTCGTGCCGTGGGCGGCCGGCAGTTGCTCGGGCCGGACGCCGTGGAGGCCTGCGCCGCCGGGTTCACCCGGCACGGGATGACCGTGCGGACCCGGCCCAGCCCCTGGCGGCTGGGGCCGGAGCAGGCCGCCCTGACCGGGCAGTGGTTCGACGGCTGGCTGGAGGCGGCCTGCGCGCAACGCCCGGAACTGGTCGACCGGACCCGTGAGTACGCCCAGCGTCGGCGACAGGAGGCTAACGCGGGCCGACTCGGGGTACTGGTCGACCACACCGACCTGCTGGCCGTCCCTCGTTGA
- a CDS encoding glycosyltransferase family 4 protein: protein MPTVHVVLPGDIDDPTTPSGGNGYDRRVCAGLAGAGWSVHEHPVPGSWPTPTAAEQARLAELLTTLPEGALVLIDGLVASVVPEVLAAHAGRLRLVPLVHLPRDDDTEARALAAAAAIVATSTWTRDRLLHRYALPPSLVHVAAPGVDPAPPVAGSPAGSALLCVAAVAAHKGQDLLIEALAGVADRPWTLTCVGPLHREPDFVDRLRTRIATHRLGDRIRLTGPLTGDRLAAEYAAADLLVHPSRGETYAMVVTEALACGLPVLATAVGGLPDTLGRVAGERPGLLVPPEQPQALAEALRRWLEDPTLRERLRGAAARRRATLDDWTSTTARITTALEEAMAS from the coding sequence ATGCCGACCGTGCACGTGGTCCTGCCCGGCGACATCGACGACCCGACCACCCCCAGCGGCGGCAACGGCTACGACCGGCGGGTCTGCGCCGGACTGGCCGGCGCCGGTTGGTCGGTGCACGAACATCCCGTACCGGGATCGTGGCCGACCCCGACGGCGGCGGAGCAGGCCCGGCTCGCCGAACTGCTCACCACTCTGCCCGAGGGGGCTCTGGTCCTGATCGACGGGCTGGTCGCCTCGGTGGTGCCGGAGGTCCTGGCGGCACACGCCGGCCGGTTGCGGCTGGTCCCGCTGGTGCACCTGCCCCGCGACGACGACACCGAGGCGCGGGCCCTGGCCGCCGCCGCCGCCATCGTCGCCACCAGCACCTGGACCCGGGACCGGCTGCTGCACCGGTACGCCCTACCGCCGTCCCTGGTGCATGTCGCCGCCCCCGGGGTGGACCCGGCGCCGCCGGTAGCCGGATCGCCGGCCGGGTCGGCGCTGCTCTGCGTCGCCGCGGTCGCCGCCCACAAGGGCCAGGACCTGCTGATCGAGGCGCTGGCGGGGGTGGCCGACCGGCCCTGGACCCTGACCTGTGTAGGCCCCCTGCACCGGGAACCGGACTTCGTCGACCGGCTCCGCACCCGGATAGCCACCCACCGCCTGGGTGACCGGATCCGGCTGACCGGTCCGCTGACCGGTGACCGGCTGGCCGCCGAGTACGCCGCCGCTGACCTGCTGGTGCACCCCTCACGGGGGGAGACCTACGCGATGGTGGTCACCGAGGCCCTGGCCTGCGGCCTCCCGGTGCTGGCCACCGCGGTCGGTGGCCTGCCCGACACCCTCGGCCGGGTGGCCGGGGAACGCCCGGGGCTGCTGGTGCCCCCGGAGCAGCCGCAGGCGTTGGCCGAGGCGCTGCGGCGCTGGCTGGAGGACCCCACCCTGCGCGAGCGACTGCGTGGCGCCGCAGCCCGGCGCCGAGCCACCCTCGACGACTGGACCAGCACCACCGCCCGGATCACCACGGCCCTGGAAGAGGCGATGGCGTCATGA
- a CDS encoding 6-pyruvoyl trahydropterin synthase family protein, translating to MFSVTVRDHIMIAHSFQGEVFGPAQRLHGATFVVDATFRRPDLDPDGIVVDIGLATDQLKAVLAELNYRNLDEEPAFAGTNTTTEVLARTIADRLADRVHAGDLGAGAHGLTGLTVTLHESHVAWASFERSLSGASGTGA from the coding sequence GTGTTCAGTGTGACCGTCCGTGACCACATCATGATCGCCCACAGTTTCCAGGGCGAGGTCTTCGGCCCCGCGCAGCGGCTACACGGTGCCACCTTCGTGGTCGACGCCACCTTCCGCCGCCCGGATCTCGACCCCGACGGCATCGTGGTCGACATCGGACTGGCCACCGACCAGCTCAAGGCGGTACTGGCCGAGCTGAACTACCGCAACCTGGACGAGGAGCCCGCCTTCGCCGGCACCAACACCACCACGGAGGTGCTGGCCCGCACCATCGCCGACCGGCTCGCCGACCGGGTGCACGCCGGTGACCTGGGGGCGGGGGCGCACGGGCTGACCGGCCTCACGGTCACCCTGCACGAGTCGCATGTCGCCTGGGCCAGTTTCGAACGGTCACTGTCGGGGGCGAGCGGCACCGGCGCCTGA
- a CDS encoding zinc-dependent alcohol dehydrogenase, with protein MTRPARAFWLRAPGAGELRPVTLPEPGPDEVQVRALFSGVSRGTETLVFTGQVPESQYATMRAPFQEGDFPAPVKYGYLSVGEVERGPAHLRGRTVFCLYPHQSAYVVPVDAVTVVPEQVPASRAVLAGTVETAVNALWDAPPLLGDRVSVVGAGMVGCAVAALLARFPGVAVELVDTDPTRAEVAAALGVDFAAPQAATGRRDLVVHASASAAGLQLGLDLLAPEGTVLELSWYGDRAVELSLGAAFHSGRLTIRSSQVGRIAPARRSSRGYADRMALALDLLADPVFDTLITGRSAFAELPEVLARLSAGSLPALCHLITYDGE; from the coding sequence GTGACGCGACCCGCCCGCGCCTTCTGGCTGCGCGCACCCGGTGCGGGAGAGCTCCGTCCGGTGACGCTACCCGAGCCCGGCCCGGACGAGGTGCAGGTACGCGCCCTGTTCTCCGGAGTCAGCCGGGGCACCGAGACCCTGGTCTTCACCGGCCAGGTGCCGGAAAGCCAGTACGCCACCATGCGCGCCCCCTTCCAGGAGGGCGACTTCCCGGCCCCGGTCAAGTACGGCTACCTCAGCGTCGGCGAGGTCGAGCGGGGGCCGGCCCACCTGCGCGGACGTACGGTGTTCTGCCTGTATCCACACCAGAGCGCCTATGTGGTGCCGGTCGACGCGGTGACGGTCGTACCGGAGCAGGTGCCGGCCTCCCGCGCGGTGCTGGCCGGCACGGTGGAGACCGCGGTCAACGCACTGTGGGACGCACCACCCCTGCTCGGCGACCGGGTCAGTGTGGTCGGCGCCGGCATGGTCGGTTGCGCCGTGGCGGCCCTGCTGGCCCGCTTCCCCGGGGTGGCGGTGGAACTTGTCGACACCGACCCCACCCGGGCCGAGGTGGCCGCCGCCCTGGGGGTCGACTTCGCCGCGCCGCAGGCCGCGACCGGCCGGCGGGACCTGGTGGTGCACGCCAGTGCCAGCGCCGCCGGCCTGCAACTCGGCCTGGACCTGCTGGCTCCCGAGGGGACCGTGCTGGAACTGAGCTGGTACGGCGACCGGGCCGTGGAGTTGTCGCTGGGGGCGGCGTTCCACTCCGGACGGCTGACCATCCGCAGCAGCCAGGTCGGCCGGATAGCCCCCGCCCGGCGCAGCAGCCGGGGCTACGCCGACCGGATGGCCCTGGCCCTGGACCTGCTGGCCGACCCGGTGTTCGACACCCTGATCACCGGGCGGTCGGCCTTCGCGGAACTGCCCGAGGTCCTCGCTCGACTCAGCGCGGGCAGCCTGCCCGCGCTGTGCCACCTCATCACCTACGACGGGGAGTGA
- a CDS encoding CDP-alcohol phosphatidyltransferase family protein: MSTVRTGPYIGLIVQVVLLAGLAMTVGLGVAGWLAGLAYGVGTCLALLRGLGRAGSSRLGPADWVTMGRGLLVGAVTALIAEALLTGRPAPAAVLGGLAAVALALDAVDGKVARRTGTASAFGARFDMEVDSILVLVLSIYVAPSVGIWVLAIGLMRYAFLAAGGVLPWMDAPLPYRYWRKVVAAVQGITLALAASPVLPAPVNTLLLVVALGLLVESFGRDVVWLWRHRVPRTAAAIVVATAPRGVRPLDRVDERDLSAAPVLSLR; this comes from the coding sequence GTGTCCACAGTTCGAACCGGTCCGTACATCGGGCTGATCGTCCAGGTTGTCCTATTGGCCGGGCTCGCCATGACGGTAGGTCTCGGTGTCGCGGGCTGGCTGGCGGGCCTGGCGTACGGGGTCGGGACCTGCCTGGCGCTGCTACGGGGACTGGGGCGCGCCGGCTCATCCCGGCTGGGCCCGGCCGACTGGGTCACCATGGGTCGTGGCCTGCTGGTCGGGGCGGTGACCGCACTGATCGCCGAGGCCCTGCTCACCGGGCGGCCCGCCCCGGCGGCGGTGCTCGGCGGGCTGGCAGCGGTGGCGTTGGCCTTGGACGCCGTGGACGGCAAGGTGGCCCGCCGCACCGGCACGGCCAGTGCGTTCGGCGCCCGCTTCGACATGGAGGTCGACTCCATCCTGGTGCTGGTGCTGAGCATCTACGTGGCGCCCTCCGTCGGGATCTGGGTGCTCGCCATCGGCCTGATGCGGTACGCCTTCCTCGCCGCCGGCGGGGTGCTGCCCTGGATGGATGCCCCGCTGCCGTACCGGTACTGGCGCAAGGTGGTCGCCGCGGTCCAGGGGATCACCCTGGCCCTCGCCGCCTCCCCGGTACTGCCCGCGCCGGTGAACACCCTGCTGCTGGTGGTGGCGCTCGGCCTGCTGGTCGAGTCGTTCGGTCGGGACGTGGTCTGGCTGTGGCGGCACCGGGTGCCGCGTACCGCCGCCGCGATCGTCGTGGCGACCGCTCCCCGGGGGGTACGCCCGCTCGACCGGGTGGACGAACGCGACCTGTCCGCCGCGCCCGTGCTGTCGCTGCGCTGA